From Uloborus diversus isolate 005 chromosome 8, Udiv.v.3.1, whole genome shotgun sequence, a single genomic window includes:
- the LOC129227538 gene encoding LOW QUALITY PROTEIN: 60S ribosomal protein L9-like (The sequence of the model RefSeq protein was modified relative to this genomic sequence to represent the inferred CDS: deleted 1 base in 1 codon), with amino-acid sequence MKTILASQIVKIPKDVKLKVKSRVVTVRGPRGILRRPFRHVQVDMELIGKDKLRVQKWFGIRKELATVRTVCSHIENMIKGVTKGYLYKMRSVYAHFPINITTSKDGSLVEIRNFLGEKIVRRVEMQPGVVCQNSTAQKDELIIEGNDIESVSRSAALIHQSTLVKKKDIRKFLDGIYVSEKTSVVKDE; translated from the exons ATGAAGACCATATTAGCatcacaaattgtaaaaattcccAAAGATGTTAAACTAAAGGTGAAATCTAGAGTTGTTACTGTACGCGGCCCTCGCGGGATTCTTCGAAGACCTTTTCGCCACGTGCAAGTGGATATGGAGCTCATCGGAAAAGATAAATTGAGAGTCCAAAAGTGGTTTGGAATACGTAAAGAATTAGCCACTGTCCGTACAGTCTGTTCCCATATCGAAAATATGATAAAAGGAGTTACGAAAGGATATCTGTACAAAATGCGATCTGTGTATGCCCATTTCCCCATCAACATAACAACGTCTAAAGATGGAAGCTTGGTTGAAATCCGAAATTTCTTGGGTGAAAAAATCGTC CGACGTGTGGAAATGCAACCTGGTGTGGTTTGCCAAAATTCAACAGCACAGAAAGATGAGCTGATCATCGAAGGAAATGATATTGAATCCGTGTCTCGGTCTGCAGCCCTAATTCATCAGTCAACATTGGTAAAGAAAAAAGACATAAGAAAATTCTTAGATGGTATTTATGTTTCTGAAAAAACTTCGGTTGTAAAagatgaatga